A section of the Castanea sativa cultivar Marrone di Chiusa Pesio chromosome 12, ASM4071231v1 genome encodes:
- the LOC142619572 gene encoding large ribosomal subunit protein eL38z/eL38y-like has protein sequence MPKQIHEIKDFLLTARRKDARSVKIKKGKDVVKFKVRCSKYLYTLCVFDAEKAEKLKQSLPPGLSVQDL, from the exons ATG CCTAAGCAAATCCACGAGATTAAAGATTTCCTTCTCACTGCAAGAAGGAAAGATGCACGTTCTGTGAAAATCAAGAAGGGCAAGGATGTTGTCAAGTTCAAGGTTCGTTGCTCCAAGTACCTGTACACACTTTGTGTGTTTGACGCGGAGAAGGCTGAAAAGTTGAAGCAATCTCTCCCGCCTG GTTTGAGCGTGCAAGACCTGTGA
- the LOC142620852 gene encoding putative serine/threonine protein kinase IRE yields MSDPQQDPATTSSPSSSTATTPLSSRSKLLKIPRIPTRRRSSKHDQTENENENEDEEEEEEEEEGENDGVLDPSNGERDSAEPILEPSSLGLNHIRTRSSHSPLRFSSLNADAPPTTTTTTAAAAAASGTAESNLRKIPITIPIKSVFSRHPAMLSSDQQMRKKVHWSETRAMRAPSPLNLGLSLGFEVNHASAFAKEIQSPRFQAILRVTSGRKNRNHDIKSFSHELNSKGVRPFPIWKSRAFGYVEEIMVAVRAKFDKLKQEVNSDLGAYAGDMVGMLDKTSESHPKWKEGLEDLLVVAQRCAKMPSTEFWVKCEGIVQNLDDRRQELPMGILKQAHTRLLFILTRCTRLVQFQKESGFEEDHILGLHQCSNLGDYSVTQPDFSGPLNVKELSKKQAKRSNGQEKGSQIKKKGQAEQDISNGADEVEVSTARSNDSASSGYRMSSWKKLPGAAGKTKKGYDALESPSKPGELQIKDERKTVGEEVIENLDTLPCHPEQSEASAGLQRVKLWDQQNVAYEDLMICRICEVEIPTVHVEQHSQICTIADRCDLKGLTVNERLERVAETLERILESWTPKSTPRSADTPRGSFEVARESTLSTHYLDDMSPNKPNSLACLFSEGVLDCVPDADNNLVIDDRCTKASSGGTLTPRSPLLTPRTNQIELLLNGWSALSEHENYQQINKLLDIARSVANVNNCDYVALEYMIDKLEELKYAIQDRKVDALVVETFGRRIEKLLQEKYVHLCGQIEDEKVDSNGMVDEESSVEDDTGRSIRTSPINQSSKDRTSIEDFEIIKPISRGAFGRVFLARKRATGDLFAIKVLKKADMIRKNAVESILAERNILISVRNPFVVRFFYSFTCRENLYLVMEYINGGDLYSLLRNLGCLDEDMARVYISEIVLALEYLHSLNVIHRDLKPDNLLIGQNGHLKLTDFGLSKVGLMNSTDDLSGPPDSSAGFFGDDEPKSETSLKREQRQKQAVVGTPDYLAPEILLGMGHGATADWWSVGVILYEMLVGIPPFNAEHPLQIFDNIINRDIHWPKIPEEMSYEAHDLINKLLTENPVQRLGATGAKEVKQHPFFKDINWDTLARQKAMFIPTAEGHDTSYFMSRYIWNIEDDHVTGGSDFDDLTETCSSGSYNNEHDEYGDECGILADFNGPNLAVKYSFSNFSFKNLSQLASINFDLVVKSSKESLDN; encoded by the exons ATGTCGGACCCTCAGCAAGACCCGGCTACGACGTCGTCTCCATCATCTTCAACCGCCACCACTCCGCTTTCCTCACGATCCAAGCTCCTGAAAATCCCTCGCATCCCAACCCGACGTCGTTCATCGAAGCATGATCAAACCGAAAACGAAAACGAAAacgaagatgaagaagaagaagaagaagaagaagaaggtgaaaaCGATGGCGTATTGGACCCCAGTAATGGTGAGAGAGATTCGGCGGAGCCGATTCTGGAACCGTCGTCGTTGGGGCTTAATCACATTCGAACTCGCTCATCTCATTCACCGCTGCGATTCTCGTCGTTGAACGCCGATGCGCCTCCGACAACAACGACGACgacggcggcggcggcggcggcttCAGGCACCGCTGAGTCGAATTTGCGTAAGATCCCGATCACGATCCCGATCAAATCGGTCTTTTCTCGCCACCCTGCCATGTTATCCTCAGACCAACAAATGC GGAAAAAGGTTCATTGGAGTGAAACTAGAGCGATGAGAGCGCCATCGCCACTCAATCTAGGGCTCAGTTTAGGGTTTGAG gTTAATCATGCATCAGCATTTGCCAAGGAAATACAATCGCCTCGTTTCCAAGCGATACTGCGCGTGACGAGTGGGCGTAAGAATAGAAATCATGATATTAAGAGCTTCTCTCATGAGCTCAACTCCAAAGGAGTTCGTCCATTTCCGATTTGGAAGTCTCGCGCATTCGGCTACGTGGAG gagATTATGGTGGCGGTAAGGGCAAAGTTTGACAAGTTAAAGCAAGAGGTTAATTCTGATTTAGGTGCATATGCTGGAGACATGGTGGGTATGCTTGATAAGACCTCAGAGTCTCACCCTAAATGGAAGGAGGGGTTGGAGGATTTGTTGGTGGTTGCTCAGCGCTGTGCAAAGATGCCATCTACCGAATTTTGGGTGAAGTGTGAAGGAATTGTACAGAATTTGGATGACCGGAGACAGGAGCTACCAATGGGGATCCTCAAACAAGCACATACTCGCCTACTTTTTATCCTCACTCGTTGCACCCGGCTTGTGCAGTTCCAGAAAGAGAGTGGTTTTGAAGAAGATCACATCCTGGGACTTCATCAGTGCAGTAATCTGGGAGATTATTCAGTTACACAGCCGGACTTTAGTGGGCCATTGAATGTGAAGGAGTTGAGTAAGAAGCAGGCAAAAAGGTCTAATGGGCAGGAAAAAGGAAGTCAGATTAAGAAGAAAGGTCAAGCAGAACAAGATATCAGTAATGGAGCTGATGAGGTGGAAGTCAGCACTGCCAGGAGTAATGATTCAGCTTCAAGCGGCTATAGAATGTCATCTTGGAAGAAACTTCCTGGTGCTGCTGGGAAAACTAAGAAAGGCTATGATGCTCTTGAGTCACCCTCAAAGCCTGGTGAGCTGCAAAttaaagatgaaagaaaaactGTTGGTGAGGAGGTTATTGAAAATCTGGATACTCTGCCATGCCACCCTGAACAGTCAGAGGCTTCTGCAGGGTTACAGAGAGTCAAACTCTGGGATCAGCAAAATGTTGCATATGAGGATTTGATGATCTGTCGTATTTGTGAGGTAGAAATACCAACTGTGCATGTAGAACAGCACTCTCAAATATGTACAATTGCTGATAGATGTGACTTGAAAGGCTTAACTGTTAATGAACGGCTTGAAAGAGTTGCTGAGACTCTTGAAAGGATCCTGGAATCTTGGACTCCAAAGAGCACCCCTAGAAGCGCCGATACTCCAAGAGGATCTTTTGAGGTTGCTAGAGAGTCTACATTAAGTACGCATTACTTAGATGATATGTCACCTAATAAGCCAAATAGCTTGGCTTGTCTATTCTCTGAAGGTGTGCTTGACTGTGTCCCTGATGCTGATAATAACCTTGTCATAGATGACCGATGCACGAAAGCCTCATCAGGAGGAACCTTGACACCGCGATCACCATTATTAACACCACGAACCAACCAGATTGAATTGCTTTTGAATGGATGGAGTGCTTTATCAGAGCATGAGAATTATCAGCAG ATAAACAAGTTGCTGGATATTGCTCGTTCTGTTGCAAATGTAAATAATTGTGACTACGTTGCATTGGAGTATATGATTGACAAGCTGGAAGAACTAAAATATGCCATCCAGGACAGAAAGGTGGACGCCCTTGTTGTAGAGACTTTTGGAAGACGTATAGAGAAACTATTGCA GGAAAAATATGTACATCTTTGTGGGCAGATAGAGGATGAAAAAGTAGACTCAAATGGCATGGTTGATGAAGAGAGTTCGGTGGAAGATGATACAGGTCGCAGTATACGCACAAGCCCTATTAATCAATCTTCTAAGGATCGGACATCGATAGaagattttgaaataataaaacCAATTAGTAGGGGGGCATTTGGACGAGTTTTTCTTGCCCGGAAAAGAGCAACTGGTGACTTATTTGCTATAAAG GTTTTAAAGAAGGCTGACATGATCCGTAAAAATGCGGTTGAAAGTATTTTGGCGGAGCGTAACATCCTTATATCAGTTCGCAATCCTTTTGTG GTCCGGTTTTTCTACTCCTTCACATGCAGGGAAAATCTATATTTGGTCATGGAGTATATAAATGGTGGAGATCTCTACTctttgttgagaaatttaggCTGCTTGGATGAAGACATGGCCCGTGTTTATATTTCAGAAATT GTTCTTGCTTTGGAGTACCTGCATTCTTTAAATGTTATTCATAGAGACTTGAAGCCTGACAATTTGTTGATTGGTCAAAATGGTCACCTCAAG TTGACAGATTTTGGGCTTTCAAAGGTTGGTCTTATGAATAGCACAGATGACTTATCAGGTCCACCAGATAGCAGTGCAGGTTTTTTTGGAGATGATGAACCAAAGAGTGAAACTTCATTAAAAAGAGAGCAGCGCCAAAAACAAGCAGTTGTGGGCACCCCTGATTATTTGGCACCTGAGATACTTCTTGGCATGGGACATG GTGCAACTGCAGATTGGTGGTCTGTGGGTGTTATCCTTTATGAGATGCTTGTGGGTATTCCACCATTCAATGCTGAACATCCACTG CAAATTTTTGACAATATAATAAACAGAGATATACATTGGCCAAAGATACCTGAAGAGATGAGCTATGAAGCACATGATTTGATTAATAA ATTGCTGACTGAAAATCCAGTTCAAAGACTAGGAGCAACTGGAGCCAAGGAG GTGAAGCAACATCCTTTCTTCAAGGATATAAACTGGGATACACTTGCCAGGCAgaag GCTATGTTCATACCAACAGCAGAAGGACATGATACGAGTTATTTTATGAGCCGGTACATATGGAATATAGAAGATGATCATGTCACCGGAGGTAGTGACTTTGATGATTTGACTGAAACATGCAGCAGCGGATCATACAACAACGAACATGATGAATAT GGTGACGAATGTGGTATTTTGGCAGATTTCAATGGCCCAAACCTTGCGGTGAAGTACTCATTTAGTAATTTCTCATTCAAG AACTTGTCTCAGCTGGCTTCTATCAATTTCGATCTGGTTGTGAAGAGCAGCAAGGAATCGCTAGACAATTAG